ttgacagtaatgaaaacgaggctgtgagggacagaattATAGCCTGCTCAGTTGTTTAAATTGGTGTTGATCATTCAGCTGACGATAAGTTGAAAAACTTTgttcaaaaaaacttttatttaaccaaaaaaacaacaacttcagaaaCACGAGCTGTGAAAGTAAGGTGTGATATAGGAGGAGCTTTATATAGCTTTATACATTGTATGCCTTTGAAGAGACCGTTTTCATTCCAGTCAAAACTTAAATATGGTGCTACTTTGAAAAAAGTCTATAGCTTTTGAGTGTAACCAACGTCAATGCAGTCAATCTGCCCTTTCGTCTCCATCATATGAAGTTATAATAaacaaaatcatcataaataccAGCGGAACTCTATTTACGACAAAGTTTCCCACACGTATCCATTTCCGAGTTACTCCTTCCGCTTCTGTAGAAGCTTACAGCTTGTTTCGTCCTGCAGCTAATGAGCCAAGTCAGTCTTCTTGTATAGGaaactttcatttatttttttcatatatctcTCCTATTTTGTTGTAGGTAAGGACACAGCTTACTTATTTGCAAAATAATACCAAAGGCATTATTGTGGTACAAGGGGCAAACTAATGAAGAAGCGATCCGTTCTGTTAGGCTAAATTTGCTAGCTTTGCAAAACATGAACGAGAATAATACTGGAAATGGCCAAAATCTTGAATTAATTGCCTGTTTTGCTGAATAACTGTTAATGAGTAAGCTATTTGTTAAACACTGCACTTTAAATAGTTTCCCAAACAAACAgcttgtatgtatgtgtatacgtatacacatacatgcatatGTGCGCGTGTACAGGTTTCATCTATTTGtgatttttgaaaatgtcctaactaatatagtgaaacttgttgaaaacccaCTAATGAGGACATTTTAGTTGGTCCTCactagtattaaaaaaaaaaaaaggctcataaatcggccaaatcatgtttagctttaaatctactgattTAAAGGTTTCTATTAGGGTTAGAGGATTGAAAATATCTTTAGCTTGCTATGAGATCAATGGAAATCTATGAGATATCCTCACCtatatagtgaaacaaacctgtTTGTGTTAAAGGGGTTTTCCCCTTTCAACACATACATAAATCTGAGTTTTCTCAGAAGATTGACATGCCCCATTCATAATCTGATTTATCTGGTGCCAAATTCACAATAATTTGCTCTAATTACTTACTGttattttctctttcttctttgTGTATGAAATCCAGATTTCTATAATTGAAGATGACAGACCGTTACAACATCCACAGTCAGCTGGAGCATCTGCAGTCCAAGTACATCGGCACGGGCCACGCAGACACCAGCAAATGGGAATGGCTGGTTAACCAGCACAGAGACTCGTATTGCTCATACATGGGCCATTTTGACCTGCTAAATTACTTCGCCATCGCTGAGAACGAGAGCAAGGCTCGGGTTCGATTTAACCTGATGGAGAAGATGCTGCAGCCATGTGGCCCACCTACTGACAAACCTGAAGATGCTTAGGGATTGGCTTCTTGGACTGGGCTCTTtcagttttatgttttataaGGCTGTGCTCTAGATGCTTTGAGAGACCCTGGACACATGGGGTTTGTGGGCGCTCTTTAAATCCTCTTATCTGAGGACCAATGaatgttctctctttttttttttttattattactctgTTTTTGGGGGGAATATTGAATTAGTTGTTTGACCACAAGTGTGTTTGAAGGGAATAAAGATGAAAATGTATTACCCTTACACAAAGGTATTGATTGTATTGGTGGTTTATaatttatagtttattttgttttcatttaggaCCAGATGCCTGTGGAGATGATATACATtgctatgaaaaagtattttctcccttcctgatttcttctatttttgtgtattttccatACTAAATTGCTTttgatcttcaaatgagataacataaaacaaaggcaaccagagtaaacacaaaatatacagtattcaaatatatatatatattttttattgaagcaaaaacgttatccaacacctatcacccatgtgaaaaactaactgcccccttaaattgaATTGCTCGTtatgccacctttagcagcaacaactgcaactaaacacttctgataactggagatcagtctttcacaatgctgtggtggaattttggccgactcttctttacagaactgctttagttcagccacattggagggttttcgagcatgaactgcccatttaaggtcctgccacagcatctcaatcgggttcaagtcttgattttgactaggccactccaaaactttaatttagcttcttttgggTCATTCAgaagtggacttactcctatgctttggatcattgtcttgctgcataatccagttgcgcttgagcttcaactcaaggactgatgaccagatgttctcctttaggattttctggtagagagcagaattcatgtttccctcaattactgaCCATCACTCTACAACCACCATGCTTGAcagtaggtatgatgttcttgttgtggaattctgtgtttgatttacgccagatgttacgggacccgtcttccaaacagttccactttcgactcattaGTCCACAGAACAAAGGTTTGAGGATCAACAGGGTGTGTTCTGGCAAAATTCaaacaagccttaatgttcttctgggttagcagtggtttttgcctcgccactcttccatggatggcgtTTTTGCCAAGTGTCTTTCTGaaagtggagtcatgaacagtgaccttaaTTGATGCGAGAGAGGACTGCAGTTTCTTGGATGTTGACCTTGTCTTtgttgtgacttcctggatgagtcgtcgctgtgctctcggaggaattttggaaggtcggccacttctgggaatgttcactactgtgccaagttttctccatttggagataatggccctcactgtggttctttggagtcacagatcctttgaaatagctttgtaacccttcccagactgatgtatttcaatcacctttttcctcatcatttctggaatttctttcgaccttggcatagtgtgctactgggtgagaccttttagccaacttcatgttgctgaaaaagttgtatttaggtgttgatttgatcgaacaggtctgggtgtgtctagtccagctgaaccccattatgaatgcattttcatagatttggggatttagcaACTAAGGCAAATACTTTTCACacatgcccagtcggtgttggatAACTTCAGCTTGTCAactttgcttcaataaataacattatcatttaaaaactgtattttgtgtttactcatattgcctttgttttatgttagaattTGTTTGaagttttgaaacaatttagtatgagataaacacaaatacagttttcacaacactgtaaatacaaatttcttaaaaggatagtccacccaaaatttaaaaaaatattatgttaaataaataatttattattatgttattcatgttgttccaaacccatttgactttcataTGTGGGAAAAAAATTTTTGGGGCAGAATATGAGACtcggtcaccatttattttcattgaatggaaaatagATGCATGGtgtaaagaaagtgaatggtgactgagactagcattctgcctaacatcttttgtgtttctctgaagaaaaagtaatatgggtttggaacaacatgaggatgggtAAATGATCTGCTTGCATTATAAAATGTTGGAATGTTAGTTAATGGGCTTATGAAAGTTATTTATGTTATtaagaaaactttttttatacTGTGGTTCCCTGGAAAGAAAAGTTGGAGTGGGGTGGGGTCTGTAAAGGGTCAAGAACCCT
The genomic region above belongs to Myxocyprinus asiaticus isolate MX2 ecotype Aquarium Trade chromosome 23, UBuf_Myxa_2, whole genome shotgun sequence and contains:
- the LOC127414144 gene encoding splicing factor 3B subunit 5-like, which translates into the protein MTDRYNIHSQLEHLQSKYIGTGHADTSKWEWLVNQHRDSYCSYMGHFDLLNYFAIAENESKARVRFNLMEKMLQPCGPPTDKPEDA